The Dioscorea cayenensis subsp. rotundata cultivar TDr96_F1 chromosome 16, TDr96_F1_v2_PseudoChromosome.rev07_lg8_w22 25.fasta, whole genome shotgun sequence sequence CTCTTTATTAGGATAAAAAGCctatattattgttgttactaAAGCATTCAtatcatatgcatatatatatatatacacaaaagtaTATGATTGAATATGTATGTCAAACGAACATGTTTTCagttacttttttaaaaacattgtcaAAACAAACAGGCGCATAAGATTGTTAGTTGAcaggattgaagactaagtatttttttctttattttattattatttgtttgattgatttttctaAGAGAatgttttctttagtttgtcACAACAATTTATGGAAATATAGGTTTTTTAGTAATTAGGATTGAAAATTAAGAGTGTATGTTTCTTCTTTATTGTTCATAGTTGATTGATGTTTCTAAGAGAATGTTTTCTAGAGTTTGTCATAGCTCTTTCAAGAAATTTATGTTTCTTTATTATAGAGGATTGAAAACTATGCATTTAGGTTTTAGGttttttcttgtatatatatatatatatatatatatatatatgtatgtatatatatttgagttcaTAGTTTGTTGATGCTTCTAAGAGAATGTTTTAATGAATTTGTTATATGTCTTTTTTATTGTATGATTTATTATATCTATGTTTTAGTAAATATGGAAGCATGATTTTTGTCTTATGGAGGCAGATTTAGCACAAAACTGCTATTTCGAAGATGAGACATTTATGGTATATTTGAAATACCTACAATACTAGCTGAATCCTGAGTACGTCAAATATATAATGTGAGTGGGGTCTTTAAATAAGATGTGTTTTGTTTCTGTTTCTTTGGCATCTAACCTGTGAGATTTGCTAGTGGAATCAATTATtgcaaaattatcaaatattattttggtttttttctaagTTTGTCAATTGTGATTGTACATTTGAGTTTTGTATGATATTTACAGGTGTCCTcattgtcttttctttttgagcttCTCCAGAATGCTAATTTTCGGAATGCCATGGCACATCCTGGCAACAAGGTTACATTCTTGTAATTCGAACATGGACAGGATGATTCTACACCAGTAGATTTGGGCTTCATGCCGATATcaacctttttatttattatcagtGATGTCAAAGAATGCATTTCAATGAGAAACTCTGACTTTCCCCTAATAGTTTCTGGCTTAATAAgtcatcctatttttttattccagtACTGTTTTTCTGACTTTGTTTTAAAGTAGATAGTATGCCATTATTATTGGATCTTTTAATCTATTATTGTAAATACTCTGCTTGTCGTCTCCATAGCCTCAGTGATTTTCTTGATAtactgtttttttaattattcaaataaatcttGAAGGTGAACAAATAAGTCACAACACCATTGGAGCCCTTTGACTCAATCTGATTGATGAGAAAagaacacatacacacacacagacacacataGCAGTCAGATTGTTAGTTGCACAGTTTTTGAGTAACTGAGAAAAGGAGATCACACAcattcacacacacactcaaAGTGGTCAAATTGTTAGTTGCACAATTTCTGAGTAAGTGAAGGCTGAGTTTGATAGTGTTCTCTGACGGTTGATGGTTCTTGAAGGTGAAATAACAGCAAAATCTTGAGAGGCCAGCATCAAATCGGTGTCTGTCTGATGAATACAAAAGGAGAATAGATAATCACAACACCATGATAGCCCAGAGTCAAATCTGAGCCTGTCTGCTAAATGAGAGGAGAATAGATGTACATTTTAAGACATatgcatatctatatatacaggTGTTGGATTGTTAGATGCACAACCTATGGGATGTTAATTAAAAGGCTGATATCAAAAGCCTTTCATTGATGTTAGATGGTAATGTGAATGCAAAACCGGTGCAATTAATGTTGCTTCCCTTAAACGACCCGCTATTTCCTTTTTAGTTCTTCAACATTGATGTTCCCCACTTTGTCGATCACTGCTATATTTGCCACGTTCTTTGAAATGATTGCTCTTAGATTACAAACCGCTTTTCTTTCTCATTAAACTCTTTCCATGGTGGATATCGACTATTTTTCCCTCTTCTGTAGGAGTTGGCTCATAGGCAGCAATATTTCTTTTGGAAACACTATAAGAACAAAAGATTGAAGCACATTCTACCGCGCCCTCTTCCAGAACCTGCACTTCCTGGTCCTGCTCCAGCTCCAGCTCCAGCTCCGGCCGCAGCTCTGGTTCCAGTTCCAGCTTCAGCTCCACCTCCTATTCCATCCCAGGCACAGATGCCTTCAATGGTTGCTGCTGCACCAGCACCTTCCATGCAATTTCTCAGGCAACCAGTATCTGCACTTCCGAAAGCTGACATGAGAAATAACATGGGGGATTGGAGGAAGAGAAAGTATGCTCCTTTCTCCTTAATTGGCTGATACTTAAACTTTCAATTCATCTAATATCTTTACTGTTAAAGACTCATATGTTTGCTAAGTTGTCATAACTACATGCCTACATCTTCATAATTATGTTTGTAGAAgcagatgattttttttccttttctctctGGCGCTGACACCAATGTTTTGGTTTGCACAGATACTGAACGTATGTGATGTTGCAAACCAAGAGAGGAGATAGTCATCTTACCTTGTCAGGTTGGCAAGGGACTATGAATCATGAGCTACCCGGGCTCTTATGATTGATGATTATTTTGTCAATGCAGTAAACAGAACAACCAACAATTTAACTTGATGCCTTCGTTGATCCTCTTTACTAGGGCAATGGATCCTATTGGGAGCTGCACAGCAAGCTTCTGTATTTTGTGCCGAGCCTGCTGATGTGACTGTGGCTGAAATTCATGCCTGAACACCAAGTAAAATTTTTTCTTGACTTATCCTCGTTGTTCTCTGTCCAAGGAGGAGGCATTGTCGCAATTGCTTGCCATTCCATTGCCGAGTAATAAGAAGTTCATTAAAGTTGCGAGGGAGCTCTATGATGATGGTTAACCGCGTCTACACATGCTGATTTAATTGGAGGGCAGGGCTTGGATAACAATTCAAAGGTTGTTTAATCTGCAACATCTTCTTTCCTCTCGAAGCTTTCGTCCAAACATTCAGACTGCCATGTCTTACTCAGTCGTCAAGGCGTATGTTGAGGAGGATGGTGATTATTCTGACTGGGGTGAATTCTAGATAGATGGGAGATCTTCAAGGCGTGGTCCACTTAATTTAGCTGAGGTTTATGCTGAGGCCTATAATGTTAGCTCCACTGCAGatttattacaaataatcaAGGAGAAGGATCCTAAGtcgttttttctttaatatcatAATCTGAAGGCTAATGTTGACCGTATATTCGCGCGACCCATCTTTGTTTTCAAATCGAAATGGGATTGTTCTTCTTTTGTAGTTGATACATGTATTTCACAGTGGTTAGCggataattttattgttaatggCGTTGCGCGGCCGGaaggaaataatatatatattattgggaGTGATATTGATCGGCCAATGAGTTTGATATTAGAAGGCCTGAGCAGAACAGGTAAAACGGCTTGGGTTCGGTTTTTGGGCCcgcataattatatttgttagcATATGGACTTCAATTCAAACACATTCCGGAATTATGTCATATACAATATAATTGATGATGTCGCTCTTCACCATCTTAAATTAAAGCACTGGAAATAGTTAATTGGTTCACAGTGAGATTGACAGTCAAACTGTAAGTACAGAAAACCGGTTCATATCACAGGTGGTGTTTCGGCTATTGTATTATGCAATCTTGGGCTTGAGTCTAGTTATTCGGAATTTcttgataaatttgaaaatatttcactAAGGCAGTGGAGACCCGTCATAATGCGGTCTTCGGGTTCATTTCCTCTCTGCTCTTTCAGCTCTCAGGTGACCAGTCTGGTTTGACGTCGATGACGGTGTGATCGACACTGCTATTATCACTTACACAGCTCTGTCGGCGACGTGCAACATGGATTCCCCTACCGGACTCTTCATTACTGCACCACAGGCTAAGAGGGGCGTATATGTTTGGCAAATAGATAATCCCCTCTATTTCAAATTGATTGAACATCACCAATGACCTTTTGGTAAACCGTATATCGTATGACATCGTTGTCATTCAGATACGGTTCAACTATAATTTGAGGGAGGCATTACAGATTCACAAATGTTGGTTTACTTTCAGATTTTTTACTACCATGCGTCCGAGTGGTTCTGGTTTCCTTCATGTATTTAAAACTCGTGTATTGTATTTTCTGGATAATCTTGGTGTTATTTCCGTTAACAATGTAATTTGTGCTGTATCTAACTTTGTTTCCAGACTGGAACATGTAATCGATGTAGAGCAGGATTTTAATGTACAATacaatatttattagtttttttattttacctcACAGTGTTTGTATTCTTGTGTATTGGCATTAGATATGGATCTCTGTCTTGATTATACAtgtattgtttgttttataCTTGGATGTATATGTTATACTTCTATGTGTCCATTGTGTATTTCTTGTTGTCTATCATTGTGTACTGGAGGAGTTTTTGTTTACTTGTACTCGGGAAGCTATTTTTGATACATGTATTTCGGAAGCTTTA is a genomic window containing:
- the LOC120279327 gene encoding uncharacterized protein LOC120279327, which translates into the protein MVIITPTLVPRKPPRAFTRIQMMGASVFCSNWSSCSAWPIPCTSTVSSLSFLFELLQNANFRNAMAHPGNKELAHRQQYFFWKHYKNKRLKHILPRPLPEPALPGPAPAPAPAPAAALVPVPASAPPPIPSQAQMPSMVAAAPAPSMQFLRQPVSALPKADMRNNMGDWRKRKY